A single region of the Gasterosteus aculeatus chromosome 1, fGasAcu3.hap1.1, whole genome shotgun sequence genome encodes:
- the med29 gene encoding mediator of RNA polymerase II transcription subunit 29, with product MSLRKRLYFENQPTGYRIQLPAFELKPGKMASQQQQQPGGPMLQPGLQATSLQQQQQQQQQQQQLSQQQDFDPVHRFKILIPQLKESLQNLMKIASLNLAHNTTIDNGIKSSDTSVQRFDKSLEEFYALCDQLEMCLRLAYECLSQSIDSAKHSPNLVPTATKPDTVQTESMSYAQYLGMIKSQISCAKDIHNALLECSKKISGKGPPQGIM from the exons ATGTCTTTACGGAAACGCCTCTATTTTGAAAACCAACCAACCGGATATAGAATTCAGCTTCCGGCTTTCGAGTTGAAGCCGGGTAAGATGGCgtctcaacagcagcagcagcccggcgGGCCAATGTTGCAGCCCGGATTGCAGGCTACTTCattacaacaacagcaacaacaacaacagcaacagcagcaattGAGCCAACAGCAAGACTTTGATCCAGTACATCGATTTAAGATTCTTATCCCACAGTTGAAAGAGAGTCTGCAA AACCTCATGAAGATCGCATCCCTCAATTTGGCCCATAACACTACGATTGACAACGGCAT cAAAAGCAGCGACACCTCCGTTCAGCGCTTCGACAAGAGCCTCGAGGAGTTCTACGCCCTCTGTGATCAACTGGAGATGTGTTTG CGGCTGGCTTACGAGTGCCTCTCCCAGAGCATCGACAGCGCCAAGCATTCGCCCAACCTGGTTCCAACCGCCACCAAGCCGGACACGGTGCAGACGGAGTCCATGTCGTACGCCCAGTACCTGGGCATGATCAAGTCTCAGATCTCCTGTGCTAAAGATATCCACAACGCTTTGCTGGAGTGCTCCAAGAAGATCTCCGGGAAGGGACCGCCTCAGGGAATCATGTAG
- the mlf1 gene encoding myeloid leukemia factor 1 isoform X2 has protein sequence MFNSNRVDFDEDPFFSDPLRAHREHMRQMMRSFSEPYGGPVMPSIMDGRNYARDMSEHPSSSLALRGEHGEMTRNPLGMFDNVMSSMRNRMQEMHRHFGNASADPNTCSFSSSSVMTYSKVGTEPPKVFQASSSTRRAPGGIKETLQAVKDSESGLEKMCIAHHIKDRGHVVEKKYNKKTGQKELNQDFQNMDESEAQSFDDEWQQGVSRFPRPPGPMFSLEEPEICGVSPAALTGSEQELSDQSKGEIERERHLKGSCSTKQ, from the exons ATGTTCAACAGTAATCGTGTGGATTTCGATGAGGATCCGTTCTTCTC GGATCCATTACGGGCTCACAGGGAACATATGCGGCAGATGATGCGCAGCTTCTCCGAGCCGTACGGTGGGCCCGTAATGCCCAGCATAATGGACGGGAGAAACTATGCCCGTGACATGTCAGAACATCCGAGCTCGTCCCTGGCACTGAGGGGTGAACACGGG GAAATGACCAGGAACCCTCTCGGCATGTTCGACAACGTGATGTCGAGCATGAGAAACCGGATGCAGGAGATGCACAGGCACTTT gggaACGCGTCCGCGGATCCAAACAcctgctccttcagctcctcgtcAGTCATGACCTACTCAAAGGTCGGAACTGAGCCTCCCAAGGTCTTCCAGGCGAGCTCATCGACACGCCGCGCCCCTGGAGGG ATAAAGGAGACCCTGCAAGCGGTTAAAGACTCTGAGAGCGGTCTGGAGAAGATGTGCATTGCTCACCACATCAAGGACAGGGGACATGTTGTTGAgaagaaatacaacaaaaaaacaggacagaAGGAGCTCAACCAGGACTTCCAGAATATGGATGAAT CTGAAGCACAGTCTTTTGATGACGAGTGGCAGCAGGGGGTGTCCAGGTTTCCAAGACCGCCAGGCCCGATGTTTAGCCTGGAGGAACCGGAGATCTGTGGTGTTTCCCCGGCCGCCCTCACCGGTTCTGAACAGGAGCTCAG TGACCAATCAAAGGGCGAGATTGAGCGTGAGAGACACCTCAAAGGCTCGTGCTCAACAAAGCAGTGA
- the mlf1 gene encoding myeloid leukemia factor 1 isoform X1 — MFNSNRVDFDEDPFFSDPLRAHREHMRQMMRSFSEPYGGPVMPSIMDGRNYARDMSEHPSSSLALRGEHGVRTCNLKKKSTPSFQSRLEMTRNPLGMFDNVMSSMRNRMQEMHRHFGNASADPNTCSFSSSSVMTYSKVGTEPPKVFQASSSTRRAPGGIKETLQAVKDSESGLEKMCIAHHIKDRGHVVEKKYNKKTGQKELNQDFQNMDESEAQSFDDEWQQGVSRFPRPPGPMFSLEEPEICGVSPAALTGSEQELSDQSKGEIERERHLKGSCSTKQ; from the exons ATGTTCAACAGTAATCGTGTGGATTTCGATGAGGATCCGTTCTTCTC GGATCCATTACGGGCTCACAGGGAACATATGCGGCAGATGATGCGCAGCTTCTCCGAGCCGTACGGTGGGCCCGTAATGCCCAGCATAATGGACGGGAGAAACTATGCCCGTGACATGTCAGAACATCCGAGCTCGTCCCTGGCACTGAGGGGTGAACACGGGGTGAGAacatgcaatttaaaaaaaaaaagcactcctTCCTTCCAATCCCGTCTG GAAATGACCAGGAACCCTCTCGGCATGTTCGACAACGTGATGTCGAGCATGAGAAACCGGATGCAGGAGATGCACAGGCACTTT gggaACGCGTCCGCGGATCCAAACAcctgctccttcagctcctcgtcAGTCATGACCTACTCAAAGGTCGGAACTGAGCCTCCCAAGGTCTTCCAGGCGAGCTCATCGACACGCCGCGCCCCTGGAGGG ATAAAGGAGACCCTGCAAGCGGTTAAAGACTCTGAGAGCGGTCTGGAGAAGATGTGCATTGCTCACCACATCAAGGACAGGGGACATGTTGTTGAgaagaaatacaacaaaaaaacaggacagaAGGAGCTCAACCAGGACTTCCAGAATATGGATGAAT CTGAAGCACAGTCTTTTGATGACGAGTGGCAGCAGGGGGTGTCCAGGTTTCCAAGACCGCCAGGCCCGATGTTTAGCCTGGAGGAACCGGAGATCTGTGGTGTTTCCCCGGCCGCCCTCACCGGTTCTGAACAGGAGCTCAG TGACCAATCAAAGGGCGAGATTGAGCGTGAGAGACACCTCAAAGGCTCGTGCTCAACAAAGCAGTGA